The Macaca thibetana thibetana isolate TM-01 chromosome 9, ASM2454274v1, whole genome shotgun sequence region CTTGAACTGAGCCAACTGGCaggcctcctccagccccagccagcaGTAGGCTTGGTGCTCATGGGAGAGGCGGATCTCCACATCATAGTCCTTCACCTCTGCCAGCCAGTAAATGACTGTTTTAGGCTTGTTCCTGGCCACATGATTGAGTTCTCTTTTGAACCCCTCAATGATGGTCAGCTGGCCTGCTTCTATGCCCACTTCCTCTCGAGTCTCCCTCAGGGCTGTTTCCAAGTCATCCTCTCCTGGTTCCACATGGCCTTTGGGAGGAGTCCAGTGATGAATGCCATCTGATGCCTGCAGCAGTAAAAACTCAATTGTATTGTTGTCCACTTTGGGAATGAGGCATCTTCGGAAGATGATCAAGCCACATGCTCTCAGGGCCATGGTCTTATCcagaagcagagggaggcaggaggcggaTCTTGGACCAGTCAGGAATCTTAtgacctctggccacatgactcctgagTAGTAAAGGATCATAGAAACTACTCCCGTGTTCTAGCAGATTTCAGGCCTCTCTCGTAATCCCAATCTTGTGGCCTTTTATTAGCcttacaaaggcagtttcagtcccTGAACAACAAGGAGATCAGTTTTAGGGAAGGTCTGTTATCATCCTTCCTTCCAGGTTAAGCTATAAACTAAATGCCTCCCATGGTTAGTTTGGCCTCTGCCCAGAAATGAGTGGGGACAGCTGGCCTGTGAGGCTAAAAGCAAGAAGGAGTCAGCCACGCTAGATTCCTCTCACCATCATAATCTTTGCAAAGTTGGTTTCACTAACTCATATATAAACTTCACGAGGGCAGTGCCTTGGTTTGTTCCctgctgtatcctcagcacctagaacacTGCCACATTTACAGTCAATATTTgtttaaagaaggaagaaaggaagcaaagtgggagcagaggggagaggaagagaggaagggaaggcagaaaggagggaagggggaagctAAATTTTGGGAGATAACACAGTTTCATGACAAATACCCTGCCTTGGGAATTAGATCTCATTCAAATTCATTTACCAACTTACTAGCTATATGACTTCAAGCAAAATACTACAATTCTTGAGAGCCTGTTTGCAGGTTCTAGCAGGGGAATGCAGTTACTCATATACCCTTAACCAAAGACCTGTCCTCCTCTATCCGGGATGGTTGTCCTCTTCAACCTAGCAGGCAGCTTCAAGAGGGATGCACATGGGGCAGTGAGTGAGGAAGGGGACACCCACCTAGACAGCCAGGTCAGCCAAATCAACCCTGGCGATCAATGGGGTCCAAATCAACCCTGGCGATCAATGGGGTCCAAATCAACCCTGGCGATCAATGGGGTCCAAATCAACCCTGGCGATCAATGGGGTCCAAATCAACCCTGGCGATCAATGGGGTGACAGGTGCCACCGCCAGTTCCCCCCACCTCCAAAATACTTTAAGccccaattttctcatctataaaatggaggcaAAAATATCTTCCCTCTTGCATagttgcaagaacagaaaatgtataaaaatatctgaaaagtatCTAGCATAGTTCCTTGCAAGCAGTAAACTGTTAATAAATATAAGATCCagatgtaaaaatagaaaattcatagTTATTTAGGACAGAACTATAGCTAAGCTTTGCATTCTAAGAGAGTGGAGGCATCTACttacatatttttgtagaaaatggGATATTCATTGGAAAAACACCTAGGTGAACTTTTTTGGTTTAGAAAATAGCAGTCATTGGGCAAGTCACAGAAGAATTTAGGCAAAGGTGCTTGCTTGCTTTGTATAATTAAATGATGGGTATGAAAACTTTGTGTTTTCTGTTGGAAACTCAGGAGATAGTACAATGTGGACAGAGTGATGGGGAATTCCATTTTCCTCTACTCACCTTTGGTTCATTAGCTGGATCCCTGCACATTAGACTGCTAAAAGGCAGATGAGCAAGagaaaggccgggtgcagtggcttatgcctgtaatcccaacaccatgggaggctgaggcgggtggatcaagtcagcagtgcaagaccagcctggccaacatgatgaaaccctgtctctactaaaaatacaaaaagtagccagggatggtggtgcatgcctgaaattccagttactcaggaggctgaggcacgagaattgcttgaatgcaggaggcaaaagttgcagtgagccaagatcacaacactgcactccagcctgggcaacagagcaagacactgtctcaaaacaacaacaacaaaaagtttattaACACGTGCATCCTGCATACACACAGGAGAAGTTAGTGATAAGGGACTCAAAGGGGTGATTAGAACCTGGGCTTATATAgcatcataataaaaaaaagcaaTCATTTTGCAGAGAaatgacaagacaaaggaaaggaacTTTAGGCTTTTAGGAATAACAGACAATAAGAAGGTGAATGCACAGAGGAAACTaacggaacttaaaataaaaattaatattaaaaaaattaaaagttaaggGTGTTCCAGAACACTTGGTGATTCAGACAAATGATATTTTCatacataatttatatgtttttgaaacagtctcactccattcctcaggctggagttgagtggcacgaacatggctcactgcagcctcgtcctcctgggctaaagcaatcttcctgcctcagcctcccaagcagctgggactataggtgtgcaccatcatgactggataatttttaaatttttttgtagaactaAGGGTCTtattatattggccaggctggtcctgaacccctgggctcaagtaatcctccgcattggcctctgaaagtgctgggattacaggcgtgagccacggtgcctggccttcatacaatattttaataaatcaaaattaatacaaaaagaCCCACAATAGAcaaatatcaaatttttaaataaaattgacataatgacaggatcattatgactgaatttttttttcctttggcctcAGGCTGCAAATCTGGCTCAACACAGCACTGTGACTGATTCTGactttatctgatttttttttttttaaggcagtgtcttgctctgtccccaggctggagtgcagtgacacgatcatagctcactgcagcctcgacctcctgagctcaagggatgcTCCTGCTGAGCTCAGCCTCCTGCAGAGCTGGGAatataagcacatgccaccatgcctgccttatctaaaattttgataattttgttcatcatggatatttttgcattaattttgatatcttaaaatattgcattagtcagggttctccagagaaacagaaccaatttAGATAGGAGAATCaatctaaatcttttttttagatttattatAAGATactggctcatgtgattatagaGGTGAAAAATTCCTCccttctgcaagctggagacccaggaaagccagtcaTGTACTTGGAAGGCCTAAGAGCCAGAGAGCTAATGGTGTAGATTCCaatctgagtctgaaggcctgagaaccaggagcatcAAGGAGAGAAGAATATTGATGTCCCAACTCGGTGGTCAGGCAGAAAAAGGGGgaatttctcttcctctgcctgtcTGTTGTATTCAGGCCCTCAACACATTGGGTGGTGCCCACCCTCACTGGGTAGaaccatctgctttactcagtcccTCCATTTAAAGACTAATCTCTTAGTATTTAAGagatttggaggctgaggcaggaggatcgcctgagcccaggagtttgaggctgcagtgagctgtgttcatgctactgcactccagcctgggcaacagagtgagacggctgttctaaaaatatattcaacaccttcacagacacacccaaaaatAGTGTTTAATCAGGTATCTGGGCATCCTGTGGTCCAGTCAGGTCGACATAGAACATTAAccattgtaaatattatttatcctaATTACTGAGTGGTTTATTTTTGTTCCCTCTGAAATCTTACGCCAGAAGTGAGTGAGGCCCTGGACCAGCCAAATTCCAGCTCTGGGCCATGGGTATTGTGTTAGGTATGTGAATTTCTTGGCAGTCCAAGCACTTTAAGAAATATTGGTTGAATACCTACCGAGTATCAGGCATGGGGTTCAGTTTTAGGGAGTGAGTAGTAAGCAAGACAgtcagtccctgccctcatgaagctcACCGTCCAGTGAGAGAAATGTACATGAAACAGTCAAGATGATAAGTGTTACggagaaaatgcaaagaacataGAGAACCTACAGCAAGagggcttgttttgttttgttttgttttgtttgagatggagtcatgctctgtggcccaggctgaagtgctatgacgtgatcttggttcactgcaacctccacctcctgggttcaagagattctcctgcctgagcctcccgaggagctggaactataggcgcatgccaccacgcccagttaattattttgtatttttagtagagacagggtttcatcatgttgaccaggctcatctcgaactcctaacctaaTACTCCTCCTAAACCTCCTcctaataaaaattaactgggaatggtggtgcatgcctgtagtctcagctactcaggaggctgagatgagagaatcacttgagcccaagaggtcaaagctataatgagccgtgatcatgcctgCATTcgagcctgagtgacagagcaaaaccctgtcccacaagtaaataaataaataaatagaaaatcaaaatttGGAGATGGtacaggaggagagagaaagtgcATATTACAGTGACCCAGGCAAGAGAGACTGGCCAGGCGCTAAGTGGTagcagggagaagagaaaagtaGAGACAGCTGTAGATGAAGTAATCAG contains the following coding sequences:
- the LOC126963246 gene encoding bis(5'-nucleosyl)-tetraphosphatase [asymmetrical]-like, with product MALRACGLIIFRRCLIPKVDNNTIEFLLLQASDGIHHWTPPKGHVEPGEDDLETALRETREEVGIEAGQLTIIEGFKRELNHVARNKPKTVIYWLAEVKDYDVEIRLSHEHQAYCWLGLEEACQLAQFKEMKAALQEGHQFFCSIED